GCAAGGGACCCGAAAGGCTGTTTAACAACACCACTTTCCCCGGCAATAAGGCCGTCCCAGGTCTCCCGAAGATTTCCAAGAGGAGTTAATGTATCTCCTACGCTCACCACAACTCTTCGTTTCATAGTACAAACTCCCCGGTTCGCCATCTGTTCCTGAACTGCTGGAGCCATTCCGGGACAACCAAGAGAACAGTTCCATCGACCTCGGTGAGCAGCTGGACGGTATAGCCCGATGCGGCCACAGCCCCTTTCGCATTATAAATCATATAGGAGAAATTCAATTTGGCCGAATCTGTCCAGTGCAGGGTTGTTCTAATTTTCATGGTCTCATCAAAACGCAGGGGAACCTTATAATCCAGGTGCATCTGGACGACCGGAGCAACTGTTCTGTTTTCCCTGAAAC
The DNA window shown above is from Desulfomarina profundi and carries:
- a CDS encoding acyl-CoA thioesterase, which codes for MGFSREYFPAVEGDPPPLSTECERRVRFEEVDGLSMVWHGRYPSYLEDGRIRFGDVFGLTYHSFRENRTVAPVVQMHLDYKVPLRFDETMKIRTTLHWTDSAKLNFSYMIYNAKGAVAASGYTVQLLTEVDGTVLLVVPEWLQQFRNRWRTGEFVL